ACCCATAGTAGGCAAAATAGCATCAACTTTTTCTTGTTTGATAATATTGGCAATCACTTCTTCGGTAATAGGTTCGATATAGGTGCGATCAGCAAGATTTGGATCAGTCATAATGGTTGCAGGATTGGAGTTTATAAGCACCACGCGATAGCCAAGCTTTTTGAGTGTTTTGGCTGCTTGTGTGCCAGAATAATCAAACTCACACGCTTGTCCAATGACAATGGGTCCTGAACCGATGAGTAAAATAGTTTTAATATCATTTCGCTTTGGCATAAAAACTCCCTCCTACTTTTTTAAAATTAATCTTGTTTTTATATATTGCACCTTACACTTACTTAAAACTTCTAATAATTTCATTATTCCCACTTTTGCATCACTAGATCAATGGGATACAAACTTGCCTTACAAAAAGCAACTTTAGCGATACAAACCAAAGTTTTTGCTGATTCTTCTAAATTCTCATTAATAATCAAATAATCAAACTTATTAAGCTTTTTAACTTCGCCTACTGCATTTTCCAAGCGTTTTTTAATAATTTCATTTTCATCACTTCCTCTCCCACCCAAACGCTCCTCTAAAATTTTTTTATTATTGGTGGTAATAAAAACACTTGTTGTATGATTAGGAAAAGCTTTTTTAATATTTTCTTGCCCTTGCACATCCACATCAAAAACAACCAATTTACCCTGCTCCAAAGCCTCTAAAATAGGCATTTTAGAAGTCCCATAATAATTTCCATGTACTAAAGCCCATTCCAAAAAATTATCTTCTTGAATATTCTTTTGAAATTCATCTTTGGAAATAAAGTGATAATGCACACCCTCTTCTTCGCCTTTTCGCTTTTCTCTTGTTGTAGATGAAATTGAGAAATAATGCTTAGGAAATTCCTTTGCCAAAGCCTTATAAAGCGAACTTTTACCAGCTCCACTTGGTCCCGATAAAATCAAAATAGCCCCTTTTAACTTAATCCCTTCCATTTAATCTTCTTTTTTAGGAAACTGAATACTAATATTAATGGTAGCACCGCTTAAAAGCTCTTTTAAACTCTGTGTTTGCAAAGTCTGTAAAGCTCCAATTAATGATTCTAGAGAATTAATTTGCACATTACTTGGCAAACTAGCTTCTTTAACTTCTTCTTTTGGCACGATAGGAGCTATATTAGGCTCTTTTGCAATAGGCTCTCCTAAAGCCTCACTCATCGCTTCTAAACTTAAAGAATCAAATTCCCCTAAGTCTTCTGATGCTTTCAAATCTTCTACTTTAGAATCTTCTTGAATATCCGCGGGGGCTGNNNNNNNNNNNNNNNNNNNNNNNNNNNNNNNNNNNNNNNNNNNNNNNNNNNNNNNNNNNNNNNNNNNNNNNNNNNNNNNNNNNNNNNNNNNNNNNNNNNNNNNNNNNNNNNNNNNNNNNNNNNNNNNNNNNNNNNNNNNNNNNNNNNNNNNNNNNNNNNNNNNNNNNNNNNNNNNNNNNNNNNNNNNNNNNNNNNNNNNNNNNNNNNNNNNNNNNNNNNNNNNNNNNNNNNNNNNNNNNCTATTTCAATAGAATCAACTTGCATTTGAGGCAATTCATTTTCTTCTAAAGATAGTGTTTCAAACTCTCCTTCTGCTTCTTTGCTAACTTCATTATTCACTAATTCTTTGTCTTCATCATTACTTTCTTGCATATCATTCAATAAAGCCTCAAAATCAATTTCTTGCTCATCTTGTGCAGTTTCAACAACTTCTGTATTTTTAGATTCATTATTTTTTTCTAATTCTTCTAATTCCTCATTTTGATCCTTATCAAACTCTAAATCTTCAAGACTTTTTTCTAGATCTTCTTGTGATAATTCCACCTCATCTTGTTGATTCTCTGCCTCTTCTAATTCTTTCTGAATTTCTTCTGCAGAAATATCCTGCTTTTGATCCAAACCAATTGCTTCTTCAAAATTCTTATTTTCATCATCAGATTCTTCGGTAAATAACTGCTTAACTTCTTCAATATCACTTTCATCTAGCACTTTTGGAGAGAGTGATTTTGATGGATCTACTTCCAATCCTAAATCCCCTAAATCTAGCAAATCGCTATCTTGCTTTTCTGCTTCATCAACTTTTTCTTCTTCCTTAGCCTCAACAAAAGTTTCTATTCCGCAAACTTCGGATAGAGTTTTCACAAGATCTGTAGGCAAAAAAGGCTTTTGAACATATGCATCAAACCCTTCCACCCTTTGTGTTGATTTTGCATAGAGTAAAATCGTTTTAACTTCTGTGTTTGCTTGTTTATATTGCTCTAATTCTTCTTGTTGGTAGCACTCATCATCCAATAAAAGCACATCAGCTTGCAAAGTCAAATCAATTCCTTGTGTCTCAACCATATCTAAACCAATCTTTGAAATACTAAGTGAGGCAAGCTTAGTAATCATTGGATTTTTATTGACTAAGTATATTTTCATTTTAAGAAGCGCTCCATTTTTTTTAATATTCTACAATAAAGAATTTGTTAAAATTTCAAAATTTTAACAACTTTTATCTTAAGATTCACAAGGAAATTTTAATGTTTAGCAAACTTTTCTATCTTTTTTGCTTTTGTTTTATGCTTTCACTTCCCTCTTTTGCGCAATCGCTTTATTTTATGCCAAAAGAACAAAATCAAGCCATCAAGCAGCTAATCAACACCATAAAGAGCGCCCAAAATACCCTTGATATTGCTATTTATAGTTTTACAAATCGTGAAATTAGCAAAGCCATCCGAGACACCACCAAAAAAGGCGTAAAGGTGCGAATTATTTATGACAAAAAGTCTAATCAAAAAAATAATCACTCTACCATTGGCTATCTTGCTAAACTTAAAAATATACAAACTTGCTTTTTAGAGGGCAAACGCTCACGCAATGGCAAATATAATGGATTAATGCATAGCAAAATGGCAATTATAGATGACAAACATTTAATTTTAGGATCGGCAAATTGGTCTAAAAGTGCATTTGAAACTAATTATGAAACATTGGTAATTTTAGATAATAAAGAATTTATCCAAAAAGCACAAAAAGAATTTGAAACAATGTTTGAAGAGTGTGAGAAATATTAATCTTATAAAATCATCTCGCCAAATAATGACATTTTAGTGCCCCCCAAGCACTAAAGTTGAATTAAAACTTAAATTCCAAAAAGCATTTTAGTATTTTGATTGATTAAGCCCACCAAGTTTTCTTTTGAAACATTTAAAATCTCACTCATTTTTTCCAACACAAGAGGAATATAAGAAGGTTCATTCCTCTTTCCTCTGTGTGGATGAGGCGTAAGATAGGGTGCATCCGTTTCTAAAAGCAGAGATTCTACTGGAATTTTAGGCAAAATTTCCACCAATTTTCTAGCATTTTTAAAAGTTAAAACCCCTCCAATCCCATAATAAAAGCCTTTTTTAGCAAGGCTAAGGAGCTGAAAATCTGCATTAAAACAATGCAAAACTCCTCCAACTAACTCATCACAATAAGTTTGCAAAATCTCCAAACTATCTGCTGAAGCATCTCTAATATGGACAATTAAAGGCTTTTTATAAGCAATAGCTAATTGAATTTGTGCAATAAAAACCTCTTTTTGAATTTGTTTTAACTTCTCAATGCTCTCTAGCTTTGATTGAGCCAATGCTTCTTCCAAGCAATAATAATCAAGCCCACACTCGCCCACTGCAATACATTTCTCATCTTCTAAAAACGGCTCCAAAAAAGCCTCATCATATAAATAGGCATAATTTGGATGCAACCCACTTGCAAAATAGATTTCTTCATATTTATGGGCTAACTCACGCGCTCTACTTAAATCCTCTGGATGCGCTGCAGGAATAATAAAACGAGTGATTCCAGCATTTCTAGCACGATCCAAAATGGCTTCAAAATCCTCTTCAAATCTTTTATCATCTAAATGGCAATGTGTATCACAAAGTTGCATAAAATATTCCTTAATTTTTTTTTGTTACAATTATGAAAATTTTAATAGAACTTGGCTTAAATTAAGGAATATAAATGTTTACAGGCTTAGTTAGAGAGTTTGGGAAAGTGCTTGGATTCCAACAAAACATTCTTACGCTCAAAGCAAAACACCGCCCAAAAGTCGGAGATAGCATAGCAGTTAATGGTGCTTGTTTAACGGCTATAGAAATTTTCAACAATGGTTTTAGCGTAGAATTAAGCGAAGAGACACAATCACATATTGCCTTAGAATCCTATCAAGACTTAGTGCATATTGAACCGGCTTTAAGATTACAAGATAGACTTGATGGGCATTTGGTGCAAGGCCATATAGATGGCATAGGAGAAATTATTAAAATCATTCCACACTCCATTGGTATTGATTTTTTTATCACCGCTAATCGCGATATTTTGAAACTTTGCATCCCTAAAGGCAGTATTGCAATTAATGGAATTAGTCTTACTATTAATGAAGTTTTAGATGATTCACTACGCCTTACGCTCATTCCACACACAATCCAAAACACACTCTTTGGGCAATACAAAGTTGGAACAAAAGTCAATATTGAAACAGATATGTTTGCAAGAATGGTGCAACATTTCTTATCTAACAAAAAAGATTCCAATCTCACTTGGGAAAAAGTTGATAGAATCCTAGGGAGCTATTAAAATGCCTTTGCCACTTTCTCAAAAAGCTGTCGCTCTAGCTTATGAACAAAACAAACACCGAGCTCCAAAAGTCTTAGCTAAAGGAGAAGGACTAATCGCCCAAAAAATCATTGAAAAGGCTAAGGAATACGACATTCCACTTTTTCAAAGCAAAGCTTTAGTGGATTCACTTATTCATTTAGAAATTGATGAAGAGATTCCACCTGATCTTTACAAAGCTGTTGTGGAAGTATTTATTTGGCTTTACAAAACCGAACAAAAAACCCAAATGAGTCATTCATAATTTATAAGCTATTTTAAAAGTTGCAGATTCTCCTTAAAACTCCACTAACTCTCTATCGCGTGCTGTATAAGTCGCACATTTTGTATAGCCCACTTCCCTTGCTAAAGCTTCTAAAGTCTCTCTTGCAAATCCAATCTGCTCTATGGCGTGCGCATCACTGCTAAAAACAATAGGAATATCAAGCCCATAGCACATTTCCAAAATTTCCCTAGAAGGGTATTGCTCCTTGACTTCTTTACGCAGTCCTGCAGCATTAATTTCCACTGCCATATTGGCTTTTTTAATTGCTTTGAGAGTTAATTCTATAGTTTTGCGTAAGTCTTTTGTAGGACGATAATTAAAAATCTTTAATAAATCCATATGTGCAACAATATCAAATTCACCACTCATCGCCATTTGCTTGGCAGCTTCAAAGTATTGCTCCCAACAAGCATTAATATCACGCTTTGCATATTCCCGAATAAATTCAGGATTATCAAATCCCCAATTTCCTAGAAAATGCACCGCTCCGATACGATAATCTAATGGCAAATTAAAGATTCTCTCATCCAAAAGATGGGGTAAAAAATCAATCTCCAAAGCCATTTTAATAGAAATTTGTGAAGCATATTTCGCCTTTAACTCTTCTATTTGTTGCAAATAAAAGGGTAATTCCGCAAAATCCATACGATATTGCTCATCAAACTCCATAGGATTATGGCAAGAAAATCCAAAAATATCTATTTTTTCTTCTATGGCTTTTTGAATATATTCTTCCATAGTTCCACTAGCGTGCTTACATAGACTAGTATGATTATGCAAATCCACTCGCATTTATTCCACCCTTTTTTCCATTTCTTTAGTAATATGAAGATTTAAAATATGCTTATCAAACACTGCAATAGAAAACATTGCATCAAAAATTTTAATATCAAGCACAAATCCCTCAACTTTCACTTCCCGCTTTTTAGTATCCTCTTGCAGACATTGCGCCTTAAAAAGTACTTCATTTCCAAGCTCAATGGGAGCTAAAAACTTCATCTCCACTCCAATAATAATAGCATTGGGATTATTCACTGCCAATAAAGCGCTATAAGCTGCACTAGAGTAAAGGTTTCCTGAATGCACTAGCCCACTTTTATCCAAAATCATTTTACTCGTTGTCTCTAGCATCACACTTGCTTGCCTATTTTTTAACTCTTTGATCACACCATTGCTTGAATCAATATTTTGACAAACCCTTTGAACAACGGATTCTTGATCGGCTTGATTTAAAAAATCTCCATCCTCATTTGCAAATTCATCTTCCACTTAGAACACCTTATCCAAAACTTAAAAATCAAAATTATAACACAACAAAAAACATAAAAAATAAAAATGGTATAATTTCAGCTATATTTCATTATTTTAATAAGGAATTTCTTGAAGATTCTTTTTCTCTCACACACCGATTCAAATCTCTATCGCTTTAGGCTTCCTGTAATGATTGCCCTAGTAAAAGCTGGACACGAAGTCTTAGCTCTTACTCCAAAAGGAGAATATTTCTCGCAATTTGCTAAACATCAAATTAAAGCGATAGATTATTCCATAGAGCGTGGCAGTCTTAATCCCTTTAAAGCTTTAAAAACTATTCAAAATATCGCAGAAATTCTCAAAAAGGAAAAACCTGATATTCTTCACACTTTTATGCTAAAGCCAAATATTTATGGATCTTTTGCCGCAAAAATCGCCAAGATTCCTTATGTAATTAACTCTCTAACAGGATTGGGAAGTTTTTATATTCAAAAATCTCCTAAAACTTTTTTACTTAAAATCTTAATTGAAAGACTTAATTTCTTTGCCTTTAAAATTGCTAAAAAGGTGCTTTTTCAAAATCAAGATGACTTAGATCTTTATGTCAAAAAAGGCTTAGTGCCACGCGAAAAAACCATCCTTATAAAAGGCTCTGGAATTGATACAGAATTTTTCTCTCCACTCCCCAAAAATCAAGCCTTACTTCAAAGTCTAAAAATTCCTCAAGATTCTCTTGTAGTCTTAATGATAGCAAGGGCAATTTTACACAAAGGCATAAAAGAATATTATGCAGCAGCAAACTTAGCAAAAGAGGCTAATTTAAAGCTACACTTTTTATATGTAGGAGGGATTGATACAGGAAATATCGCACCTATAGACAAAGAATTCCTAGAAAATCAAAAACAAGTGCATTATTTAGGCGAAAGGCAAGACATTAAAGAACTCATTGGAATCTGTGATATTTTCGTGCTTCCAAGTTATAGAGAAGGGATTCCACGCACACTTTTAGAAGCAGGCAGTATGGCAAAGCCTATCATCACCACTAATGCCGTTGGTTGCAAGGAAGTTGTTAGTGATGGATACAATGGATTTTTAGTCCCCATTGGAGATAGTCAAATTCTCTTTGAAAAACTTCTCCAACTCTCACAAAGCGAATCTTTAAGAAAAGAATTTGGAAAAAATAGCCGCAAAAAAATTTGCGAGGAATTTGGCGTGGAATCTATTGTAAAATCCTATCTTCAATTATATAAAGAGGTAAAAAATGTATCCACATTTCATTAAGCCTATCTTAGATTTCTCATTAGCTCTTATTTTGATTATTCTTTTTTCGCCAATTATTTTGATAGTTGCCTTGCTAATTAGACTAAAACTTGGTTCGCCTATTTTTTTCACACAAGAACGCCCAGGATTAAAGGGAAAGATCTTTAAAATCTATAAATTTCGCACAATGAGCGATCAAAGAGATTCTAATGGGCAATTGCTAAGCGATGAATTAAGACTAAAAGGATTTGGTAAATTCATTCGCAAAAGTAGCCTTGATGAACTCCCACAACTCTTTAATGTCTTAAAGGGAGAAATGAGCTTTGTAGGACCACGCCCACTCTTAGTTGAATATTTAAAACTCTATAATAAAGAACAAGCTAAACGCCACGAAGTTAAACCAGGCATCACAGGTTGGGCTCAAGTCAATGGACGCAATGCTATCTCTTGGGAAGAAAAATTCAAACTTGATGTATATTATGTGAAACATATTAGTTTTTGGTTAGATCTTAAAATTCTTTATCTTACTTTCTTTAAAGTATTAAAACGCAAAGACATTAATTCAAACACCAATGTCACAATGGAAAAATTCAAGGGGAATGAGTAATTGGCGACCCTTGGAAGATTTGAACTTCCGTTACTGCCGTGAAAGGGCATTATCCTTGGCCACTAGATGAAAGGGTCGGCGGAATTTTAACATATTTTAGTTATAGAAAAATAAATCTAGGCTCTAAAAGCTATCATTTAGGGATAAAAAAGTATAATAACCCAAATTTCCAAAGATTATTTGGTTTCTTAAAGGAGGCTTTATGTTTCCATTACAAAGCAAATTAAGACTTATTGGTAGTGTTTTAGGAATCGCTACTGATGAGGATTATATTATTTGTGCAGATAACTTCTATAATATCGTTACTTTCTCTATTCAAGATAAAGTCATCAATCAAACCCTGCAACTCTCAAAAGATACGGAACCTCTACACCCTTTTAGCAAATCTGTTGCTATTTCCCATAAAAACGGAAGAGTTGTAACTGGTTTTACTTCAACTTCCAAAGGCATTGTCTTAAAAACTAAGCCAAAAATTACACCTATTGCAGTGCTTACTTGGCAAAAGCTTGAAATTTCTAAAATTGCTTTCTCTTATGATGATAATTATCTTGCCACAGGCGGAGAAGATGGTAGAGTGCTTATTTACATGGGAGAAAATTATCATTTACTTCTCAGTTTGCCACCTTTCCCAGATTATATTTCATCTATTGCATTTAGCGAATGTGGAACACTTATTTTTAGTGCTTGTTTTGGCAAAACTGCTATGGTTTTTAGCATCTTAAAAAATACAAAAATCATAGATTTCAAAACCGATTTTGTTGTGGAAGATGCCTTTTTTTATGATAACAACACCAAATTATTCTGCATTACTAAAAATGGAATTTTTACTTATGATATCTACAAACAAGAATATCTTTGCCAAAATGCTTTACAAAACTCGTGGCTTACAACCTGCCAAAAACTTCCTGGGGAAGAATTTGCTGTTATTGGAGGAAAATATAATCCATTAAGATTGGCTCGTATTAGCGATAACGCAATCATTGACACTATCCCATCAGAATACACTGGTGCAACCTCGCTTTTTTTAGATAAAAATCTGTTATATATAGGTTACTCTAATGGCGCAATTGAGATTGCTCAAATTGATCTTGCAAAAGAAGAAATGTTAGAATATCTTGCCAATGATGATTTGCAATCCTGCCTTAAGCTTATTAAAGAAAAAAATATCTTTCTTCAAACTTTACCCCAATATAAAGAAAAACTTGATTCACTCTGGCAAGATAAATTACTTGAAGCCATCGATCTACTCGCTAAAGATAGATTACAAGAAGCACAAAGTCTAATAGAACCCTTTATGTATGATAACAGCAAAAAAGAAGAATTTGATTATTATTGGCGTCAAAAAGCTAGTGTTGCACGCTTTATGGATCTTATTGAGGAGAAAAACTACACTGAAGCTTATCAACTTATCAAACAATATCCTTATTTAGAAAACACAATGGCTTATACACAACTTGAAGAATTATGGGAAAAAACCTTTGAACTTGCCAAAAAATTATTAGCAGAAGATGCACAGCTTAATATCCATAAAGTCAAAGAATTACTAAATCCTTTTGCAAATGTTCCAATTAAAAAAGCAGTTATTACTACCCTTTTGAAAAATGTTGATAAATTCCTTCAAGCTGATAAGGAATTTAAAGCCAAAAATTTTGTGGAATATTTCAAAATTTGTGAAAAATTTCCCTTTTTGCAGGCTACAAGAAGCTACAAAAATGCTTTGCTTGTAGGCAACCAAATCATACAACACATTAGCACTTTAGAAAACCAAAATAATTACCAAAAAGCACTTGAAGTTTGTAAGCTTCTTAATGCAATGTTCCCTTTTAAAAGTATTGCCAATGAAAAATCAAAAAACATTCAACTCAAACAAGAATTTTCTCAATATTGTGCTTCTAAACAACTCTCAAAAGCTTTTGAAATGGCAGAAGAACATTTTGAACTCCATTCTACATTGGAATATAAAACACTCTATGAAGAATTTAGAGCTAAAGGCAGAATCGCCTTTGGCTTTGCTTCTAATGGAGATGGTAAAGGCGTGATAGATACCTTAAAAGAATACCTTAACATCAAATGTTGGCAAGATAAAATTGCCTCTATTTTAAAAATTGCTTATCTCAATGAATTCCTTCAAAATGCTCACCAAAATAGCCAAAATATTAATTGGAAAGAAAGCTTTCAATACTACATTGAACGCTATGGAAAAGATGAAGAGCTTAAAAAGGTAGCTACCGAAATGGGCTTAGAAAATACCCTAGAGAGTATTTCGCAAGAAGGTAATCCACAAGGCTATCTCAATGTAAGCTTAGTCGAATCCCTCCTTTGTATTGATGAACAACCACTAAACTAACAATAAAGGCTAAAAATGCAAATACAACGCTATCCTACTAAACAAATTCAAATCGGAGAAGTCAAGATTGGTGGTGATGCACCTATCTCTGTGCAAAGTATGACTTTTTCAAAAACAGCAGACTTACAAGCTACCAAAGATCAAATCGATCGATTGCAACTTGCTGGTTGCGATATTGTGCGTGTGGCTGTGAGCGATGAAGAAGATGCAAAAGCACTCAAAACACTTAAAAGTATGATTTCCTTGCCCTTAGTTGCAGACATTCACTTCCGTTATAAATTCGCTCTTATTGCTGCTCAATCTGTGGATTGTATCCGCATAAATCCTGGAAATATCGGGTCAAAAGAAAAAATCAAAGCCGTTGTAGAAGCCTGCAAAGAAAGAAATATTCCTATTCGCATTGGTGTTAATGCCGGCAGTTTAGAGAAACAATTTGAAGACAAATATGGTGCTACTCCAAAAGGAATGGTAGAATCAGCACTTTATAATATTAAACTTTTAGAAGATTTTGGCTTTACTCATCTAAAAGTTTCTCTCAAAGCAAGTGATGTTGAACGCACAATGGCAGCCTATCGAATGTTGCGTCCTTTAGTTTCTTATCCTTTTCATCTTGGCGTAACAGAAGCTGGGGATCTAGAATCATCAATGATAAAAAGCTCAATGGCATTAGGGGGACTTTTAATGGAAGGCATTGGAGATACAATGCGAGTCTCTATTACTGGTGAGCTAGAAAAAGAAATAGAAGTTGCACGCTCTATTTTACGCTATAGCGGAAGACAAAAAGAAGGAATCACTTATATCTCTTGTCCTACTTGTGGTAGATTACAAGCTGATTTGGTGCCTATTTTAAAGGAACTTAAAATAAGAATGCCAAAAATCAAAACTCCTATGCAGCTTTCTGTTATGGGCTGTGCTGTGAATGCACTCGGGGAAGCTAAACACGCAGATGTTGCCATTGCCTTTGGCAGTGGAGATGGGTTAATCATCAAAAAAGGTCAAATAGTAGGAAAATACAAAGAATCAGAACTTATTGATGTCTTTATCAAAGAAGTCTTACAAACCGAACAAGAAATGATACAAAACCAAGGTTTGTAATCTCTTATCTTATTTGCCCATTACCCCTAATCTTATATTTATAACTTGTAAGACATTCCACACCCATAGGACCTCTAGCGTGAAGCTTAGAAGTAGAAATCCCTACCTCTGCTCCATAACCAAACTCTCCTCCATCGCTAAACCTTGTTGAAGCATTCACATACACACAAGCACTATCTACTTGATTTAAAAAATTCTCTGCAATGCTATAATCCTCGCACAAAATTGCTTCACTATGCCCACTACTAAATTTACCAATATGTTCCAATGCACCTTGTAAGCCCCGCACTATTCTTATATTTAAAATATTTTCATTATATTCAGTATGATAGGCTTCTAGGGGAATCACTTCGCACTCTATCCCACTTTGAGCTAAAATTCTACAAGATTCCTTGCAACCTTTAAGAGTTGTCCCCTTTTGCTTCAAAGCCTTAGCCACTTGGGGCAAAAACTTTTCAGCAAAACTAGAATCTACAAGCAAAGTCTCACACGCATTACATACGCTAGGGCGAGAAGTTTTAGCATTGACTATCACAGCAATAGATTGCTCTATTTTGCAACTTGAATGGGCAAAAATATGACAAACTCCTTTATCTTGCTTAATAATAGGGATTTTTGAGTATTCACTCACAAATTTTATCAAGCCCTCTCCACCACGCGGAATCACCAGATCTATATATTCTTTAGCACTCAACAATACTTTTAAATCTTCTCTCTCGCAAGAAAGAAAGATAATCGCTTCTTTTGGGATCTTAAATTGCTCTAAAACCTTATGAAAAATCTCAACAATGGCTTTATTTGAGTTTTGTGCTTCCTTGCCTCCTTTTAATATACATACATTTCCACTTTTAAAACAAAGTCCTGCTGTATCACTTGTAACATTTGGACGCGATTCATAAATGATTCCAATCACACCAATTGGGACACTTACTTTTTCTATTTCTAAACCCTTTGCATTACTAAAACCACCTAGAATCCTACTAAGTGGATCAGGGAGATCCGCAATTTCTTTAAGAGATTTTGCCATTGCTAAAATCCGCTCTTGATTTAGCGTCAATCGCTCCAACATAGAAGCAGAAAGCCCAAACTCTTGTGCTTTAGATAAATCCTTTTGGTTAGCCTCCAAAATCATCTTACTTTGTGTTTCTAGCTCTTTAGCACACTCTCTTAAAAATTCCTGCCTTATAGGGTGAGGAATCTGCCTCATATAAACTTTTGCCTCTTTTGCTTTCCTTAAGGTTTCAAAAAACTCCATATAACTTCCTTAGCTTTCCCTAAACATACGCCTTGCAAGTCGCTTTGCTTTAATTTCCTCTTCTTCACGCTTTAAGGAGGTATAAGTGGCGTTAGTATAATCCTCTAAAATTTTTTGACTATTAATGCTTTTACCATTAGAAACTAGCTTTTTGTATTCTCCATCTTCTTGCAATTCGTGAGCATTTGTGTTATCTTCACTTTGTAAGCGAATAATCCCAAAGAGTTTTTCTGCTAGAGATTCTTCAAAAACAGGCGTCATAAGCTCCACTCTCCGCTCCAAATTTCTTGGCATTAAATCTGCACTTGCAAAATAAATTTGTGGTTTTGCATGTTTGAAATAATAGATTCGAGCGTGTTCTAAATATTTACCCACAATAGAAATAACGCGGATATTTTCACTCACTCCTGCCACTTTTGGCTTCAAACAGCAAATCCCTCGCACAATCAAATCAATCTTCACTCCTGCATTAGAAGCCTTATAAAGTGCCACAATCACATCGGTATCAACAATAGAATTTGCCTTTAAAATAATTCTTCCTTCACTTCCTTTTTTGGCTTCATTTTCAATTAATTCTATGATTTTGGGCTTAATTTGCAAAGGTGCTGCAAGTAGCGTATTAAGCCTTGATTTATGAGAGAAACCAGAAAGATTATGA
This portion of the Helicobacter canadensis MIT 98-5491 genome encodes:
- the ribE gene encoding riboflavin synthase encodes the protein MFTGLVREFGKVLGFQQNILTLKAKHRPKVGDSIAVNGACLTAIEIFNNGFSVELSEETQSHIALESYQDLVHIEPALRLQDRLDGHLVQGHIDGIGEIIKIIPHSIGIDFFITANRDILKLCIPKGSIAINGISLTINEVLDDSLRLTLIPHTIQNTLFGQYKVGTKVNIETDMFARMVQHFLSNKKDSNLTWEKVDRILGSY
- a CDS encoding EscU/YscU/HrcU family type III secretion system export apparatus switch protein; translation: MPLPLSQKAVALAYEQNKHRAPKVLAKGEGLIAQKIIEKAKEYDIPLFQSKALVDSLIHLEIDEEIPPDLYKAVVEVFIWLYKTEQKTQMSHS
- the gmk gene encoding guanylate kinase translates to MEGIKLKGAILILSGPSGAGKSSLYKALAKEFPKHYFSISSTTREKRKGEEEGVHYHFISKDEFQKNIQEDNFLEWALVHGNYYGTSKMPILEALEQGKLVVFDVDVQGQENIKKAFPNHTTSVFITTNNKKILEERLGGRGSDENEIIKKRLENAVGEVKKLNKFDYLIINENLEESAKTLVCIAKVAFCKASLYPIDLVMQKWE
- a CDS encoding phospholipase D-like domain-containing protein, giving the protein MFSKLFYLFCFCFMLSLPSFAQSLYFMPKEQNQAIKQLINTIKSAQNTLDIAIYSFTNREISKAIRDTTKKGVKVRIIYDKKSNQKNNHSTIGYLAKLKNIQTCFLEGKRSRNGKYNGLMHSKMAIIDDKHLILGSANWSKSAFETNYETLVILDNKEFIQKAQKEFETMFEECEKY
- a CDS encoding glycosyltransferase family 4 protein yields the protein MKILFLSHTDSNLYRFRLPVMIALVKAGHEVLALTPKGEYFSQFAKHQIKAIDYSIERGSLNPFKALKTIQNIAEILKKEKPDILHTFMLKPNIYGSFAAKIAKIPYVINSLTGLGSFYIQKSPKTFLLKILIERLNFFAFKIAKKVLFQNQDDLDLYVKKGLVPREKTILIKGSGIDTEFFSPLPKNQALLQSLKIPQDSLVVLMIARAILHKGIKEYYAAANLAKEANLKLHFLYVGGIDTGNIAPIDKEFLENQKQVHYLGERQDIKELIGICDIFVLPSYREGIPRTLLEAGSMAKPIITTNAVGCKEVVSDGYNGFLVPIGDSQILFEKLLQLSQSESLRKEFGKNSRKKICEEFGVESIVKSYLQLYKEVKNVSTFH
- the pglC gene encoding undecaprenyl phosphate N,N'-diacetylbacillosamine 1-phosphate transferase — its product is MYPHFIKPILDFSLALILIILFSPIILIVALLIRLKLGSPIFFTQERPGLKGKIFKIYKFRTMSDQRDSNGQLLSDELRLKGFGKFIRKSSLDELPQLFNVLKGEMSFVGPRPLLVEYLKLYNKEQAKRHEVKPGITGWAQVNGRNAISWEEKFKLDVYYVKHISFWLDLKILYLTFFKVLKRKDINSNTNVTMEKFKGNE
- a CDS encoding histidinol-phosphatase, whose protein sequence is MRVDLHNHTSLCKHASGTMEEYIQKAIEEKIDIFGFSCHNPMEFDEQYRMDFAELPFYLQQIEELKAKYASQISIKMALEIDFLPHLLDERIFNLPLDYRIGAVHFLGNWGFDNPEFIREYAKRDINACWEQYFEAAKQMAMSGEFDIVAHMDLLKIFNYRPTKDLRKTIELTLKAIKKANMAVEINAAGLRKEVKEQYPSREILEMCYGLDIPIVFSSDAHAIEQIGFARETLEALAREVGYTKCATYTARDRELVEF
- a CDS encoding TatD family hydrolase, producing MQLCDTHCHLDDKRFEEDFEAILDRARNAGITRFIIPAAHPEDLSRARELAHKYEEIYFASGLHPNYAYLYDEAFLEPFLEDEKCIAVGECGLDYYCLEEALAQSKLESIEKLKQIQKEVFIAQIQLAIAYKKPLIVHIRDASADSLEILQTYCDELVGGVLHCFNADFQLLSLAKKGFYYGIGGVLTFKNARKLVEILPKIPVESLLLETDAPYLTPHPHRGKRNEPSYIPLVLEKMSEILNVSKENLVGLINQNTKMLFGI